From a region of the Chroicocephalus ridibundus chromosome 8, bChrRid1.1, whole genome shotgun sequence genome:
- the AIMP2 gene encoding aminoacyl tRNA synthase complex-interacting multifunctional protein 2, producing MPMYKVRPFHGPGAVVRAEQLPGCMYRVPSLHRAAGPPQEEVDPSLQALESRQEEILKRLYELKSAVDGLSKMIQTPDADLDVTNIIQSDDCSPLPTNGADLDLMLGKDYGALKDIVINANPSLPPLSLLVLHRLLCERYKILSAVHTHSLVKSVPENLLKCFGEQTKKQPRHEYQLGFTLIWKDVPKPQMKFSIQTMCPIEGEGNIARFLFSLFGQKYNAVTSTLIDSWVDTAIFQLKEGSSKERGAVLRSMNAALGKTPWLVGNELSVADVVAWCVLQQTGSTNAAPANVQKWMKSCENLAPFSSVMKLLK from the exons ATGCCCATGTACAAGGTGCGGCCCTTCCACGGGCCCGGCGCGGTGGTGCGGGCCGAGCAGCTGCCGGGCTGTATGTACCGGGTGCCCAGCCTGCaccgcgccgccggcccgccgcAG GAAGAGGTTGACCCGTCACTTCAAGCACTTGAATCCCGCCAGGAGGAGATCCTAAAACGCCTGTACGAACTGAAGAGCGCCGTCGATGGTCTCTCAAAGATGATACAGACCCCAGATGCTGACTTAGATGTAACTAATATCATTCAAAGTGATGACTGTTCTCCTTTGCCAACAAATGGAGCAGACCTAGATCTGATGCTTGGGAAG GATTATGGTGCCCTGAAAGATATTGTAATCAATGCAAATCCTTCTCTGCCTCCGCTGTCATTACTGGTACTACACCGTCTGCTTTGTGAACGCTATAAGATATTATCAGCTGTTCACACACATTCATTGGTGAAAAGCGTGCCAGAAAACCTCTTGAAGTGCTTTGGGGAGCAGACCAAGAAGCAACCACGTCACGAATATCAGCTGGGCTTTACTCTTATTTGGAAGGATG ttccaAAACCCCAGATGAAGTTTAGCATTCAAACAATGTGCCCAATTGAAGGAGAGGGGAACATCGCCagattcctcttttctctgtttgGCCAGAAGTACAATGCCGTTACTTCTACTCTGATTGACAGCTGGGTGGATACAGCCATCTTCCAGCTgaaggaaggcagcagcaaggagagaggaGCGGTTTTGCGCTCCATGAACGCTGCCCTGGGCAAGACACCGTGGCTGGTGGGAAACGAACTCAGCGTAGCAGACGTTGTTGCATGGTGTGTGCTCCAGCAGACGGGGAGCACAAATGCTGCCCCAGCCAACGTGCAAAAATGGATGAAGTCGTGTGAGAACCTGGCACCTTTCAGCTCCGTCATGAAGCTCCTGAAGTAA